Part of the Fusobacterium sp. SYSU M8D902 genome, TTCTCCCTGTTCTAAAGAATTTTTCATCGCTAATTTTTCTGGATTTCCACCTAAAAGTATATCAGTTCCTCTTCCAGCCATATTTGTTGCTATTGTCACAGCTCCAAATCTTCCAGCTTGTGCAATTATATCAGCTTCTTCATTGTGGTATTTAGCATTTAATACACTGTGTTCTATCTCATTTTCTTTAAGTAACTGTGATAATTCTTCAGATTTTTGTATAGATGATGTTCCCACAAGAATAGGTTGACCCTTTTTATGTATCGCCTTTATCTTGTTTACAATCCCATTCAGTTTCTCTTCATGAGTTCTATACAGTATATCTGCATGATCTTTTCTTTGAACTGGTTTATTTGTTGGAATAATTACTAAATTCAGATTATATGTATTTACAAATTCAGCAATTTCAGTCTCTCCTGTCCCTGTCATTCCAGATAATTTTTTATACATCTTAAAATAGTTTTGAATAGTTATACTTGCTATTGTTTCACTTTCTCCTGTTATTTCTAACTCCTCTTTTGCTTCAATAGCTTGATGTAGCCCATCTCCAAAGTGACGTCCATCCATTATTCTTCCTGTAAACGTATCAATTATAGCAATTTTATTATCCTTCACTATGTATTCTTTATCTTTTCTATATAGTTCCTTTGCATATAGAGCCTGTTTTAAGTAATGAGTTAACTCTACACTCTCTGTTGAATAAAGATTTTCAATTTGAAGTAAACTTTCAACTTTTTTTATTCCCTTCTCTGTTAAGATAACATTCTTATCTTTTTCATTAACTTCATAATCTTTCCTCAATTCCTCTGGAATATCATTAAGTTTTTTTCCTCTTTCATTCAAATCATCTATCTGTTGTAATTTCTCTGTTTCATAACTTCTTTCCAATATATCTGCTACTTGACGGAAGAGTATATACAAGTTTACTTTATCATTATTTGCTCCAGATATTATTAATGGTGTTCTTGCTTCATCTATCAATACTGAGTCAATCTCATCTATAATACAACTACTAAATCCACGTTGTACCTTCTCCTCTCTATTTTGCACCATATTATCTCTCAAGTAATCAAAACCAAATTGTGCTGTAGTTCCATAGGTTATATCTGCATCATAAGCTACTTTTCTCTCCTCAGGACTACTATTATTTAATATTACTCCTGTTGTCACTCCCAAAAAATCAAAAAGAGGTTTCATTATCTCTCTATCTCTAACAGCTAGGTAATCATTTACTGTTATAATATGAACTCCACTTCCCTCCAATGCATTTAAATACATGGGGCAAGTAGCTACCAGTGTCTTTCCTTCTCCAGTTTTCATCTCTGATATCTTTCCTTCAAAGAGTACTATCCCACCCAATAATTGAACATCATAGTGTCTCATTCCTATAGTTCTTTTAGCTGCCTCTCTAACTACAGAAAAAGCCTCAATCAATATTTCCTCTAGAGTTTCCCCTTTTTTTAATCTCTCCTTAAACTCTATAGTTTTATATTTTAATTCATCATCTGTTAATTTTATAAACTTCTCTTCCAATAGATTTATTTTATTAACTATTTTTTTTAATCTCTTAATCTCTCTATCATTTTTCGTACCAATAATTTTCTTTACTATATTTAACATACTATTTTGCCCTTTCATTGATAATATACTAATATTGTTAAATATGTTATCACAATTTTATCTTTTATTTTTCTATTTTAGGATTTATACTAAAAAAAATACTTCATTATTTTTTGAATTTTTTATTAATTCTGTCCAAAAAAAGACAAATAAATTTAATAAACATGATATAATTTGTGGCATCAAAATAATAGAAAATAATTGAAAATTTATACAACTATTTATTTTGGTAGTTAATTTTAATTAGATTGATATTACAGTTTGTAATGAAAAGGAGTCACTATGCTAAGTAATACAAATTTTAAAAAAATATTACTAGATGTTTTAAATGAAATCTTAGATATAAATTTAGAAAAGGATATCGTTTTTATAAAGGATTCTGATTTTAAATATGTCTATGTTAATAATAGATTTTGTGAGATTTTCTCTCTAGACCAAAATACTATAATTGGGAAGTGTGATAAAAACTTTATACAGGACAAAACTACTCTAGAGAACTGTTATCTCAGTGATTGTAAGGCTTTTGAAGATAATTTTATAATAATTGAAGAGACTACTTTTGGTAAAAAATTCAATGTTCTAAAATTAAAAATTAACTTAGGTCACAATAAAAATGGAATTCTCTGTTTAGCAAAAGAGAATTAAATCTAAAATAAGGATATTATCAAAATGTATAAGATCAAAACTGAAATAAAAAAACTAGAGAGAGAAAATTATAAACTAAACCTAATCATTGGTAAATTTAAAAAATTAGATAGAAAATTCTATCTCTTTGAAACAAAGTTTAAAAAGATTTTAAAATATGATACAGATAGATTCCACTCAAATATTTCTACATTAAATGTGCTAGAATCAAAATTAAATAGAATCCAATTTGAATATAGAAAATTGGAGAACGAGTGTGGAGATATCAGCATATATCAGATGAAAAAACTTATCAAACTTAATAATAAAAAAATTTACCAGCTTTATTCTAAACTCAAAGACAACTTTTAATCTCACACAAAAAAAGACTGAAGAATCTCAAACTCCTCAGTCTTTTTTATTACTTTATTATCTAAAATAATGAAAAGATCTTCCAAATTACATATGATAATACATGTGAACCAGCATCCAATGAAGATACACTTCCTACACCTTCAGGTATTGCAAATCCAACCTCTTTTGCTATTGTTGTTAGTAATGGTGCCATAGCTGAACCTATTAAAAGTATCAAGCTCATTACTATTATTGAAGATACCAATGCTCTGAATAGATTTCCTTTAGAAGGAATTATTGCCCAAGTTAATAATATAGGTATTATTCCTAAATCTGCAAAAGGTAACATTGTATTTCCTGGTAAAATCACTGCTAATAATAGTGATATAGGTACCATAATTACTCCTACTGACATTATTCCTGGATCTCCAATAGCTATTGCTCCATCAAGTCCTATATATACTTTTCTTCCAGGAAATCTAGCATTCATAAACTCTTGAGCAGCTTCTGATAATGGAATTAATCCTTCCATCAATATTTTTACCATTCTTGGCATTAGAAACATTACAGCAGCTAAATTCATTGCTAACATCAATACTTCTTTCCATCCATATCCTGCTAAAGCTCCAATTATAGCTCCTAAAATTAATCCCATTATAGCTGGATCTCCAAAAATTGACATCAATGAATTTGTATTTTTATTTTCTCCAGAGTTCATTCTGATATCAATTTTATTTATTCCTGGAATCATATCTATTAATTTATTAATTCCATATCCTATAGGTAACCAGTTTATTGACTCCATATGAGCAAAAGTAACACCTTCCATTCCAAAGTATTTACTTATTATTGGTGCTGCCCAGTCAGCTAATTTTATGATTATCACTATTGAAATTGCTGTTGCTATTAAAGCTAATACCATAGAATGTGTTGTATAATATACTAAGGCTCCTGTAAAAATAAAGTGCCAGAAATTCCATAAATCAACGTTCATTACATTTGTCCAGTTCATTGTCAACATAATTAAATTTATTACTAATGCTAGTATGAAAACCCAAATTACTAATGGTGTTGCAAATGAAATAGCTGATTCTACTGGCCATCCTACATCCATTGTTGTCAAATTAAGATTAAATCTTTCTGACATTTTTTGTGTAGCTGTTCCTAAATTTCCAACCAACATTCCTATTACTAAATTTACTCCAACAAATCCTATTCCTATTGTCAAACCTGATTTAAACGCATCTTTTACCCTTAATCTAAAAAATACTCCTATTAAAAATATTATAATTGGAAGTACAACTACAGCTCCCATATCCAATAAAGCTTTTATTATTCCCATAAAATTCCACCCCTATTTTTTTATACTATCTATAATTTCATCTAGTGCTTTTGTTAATCCTACTCCTGTTAAAAAAGGTACTCCTGAAAATACAGGACAATCAAATGTTAATCCTTGTGGTAAAACTACAGTATGTATTACAAAGTTTGGCTTTTGTACTTTAGCTAAATTTTCTAATTCTCCTATTTTACATTGAGTTATCTCAACTTTTAATCCTCTTTCTTCAAATCCTTTTTCTATTTTCTTTCTTGCCATAGTTGAAGTAGCAACTCCACTTCCACAAGCTATGATCGCTCTATATTTTTTATTATCTGTTGTATTTACCTCTTCAACTACAACATCTTTTTTCTCTACCTTCTCTCCCTCATTATTTTTAAACAATTTGCTAAATAACCCCATTTTCTCCTCCATTCTACATTAGAAACTCTAATATCTCTTGATTACTCATATTTATAAAATTTTTCAATTTTTCTTCATACTGTTCAAATAAGTCCATTAGTACTACTAAAATATCATTTTTATTTTCTTTAGTAAGTGCCATTACAAAGAAAACATTACATTCAACTTCTTTATCTAAATCATCAATACTTTTAAATACTACTGGTTCTTTACTTAAAACAATAGCTATCTTATCTTTTAATACATATTCATCATCTGAATGAGAGATAGCAGTCTTTGTTCCACCTTCTAATATCAATCCAGTAGGATATTCATTTTCTCTCTTTTTTATAGCAGCTATAAATTTTTCGTTTACAATCCCATCTTTTAAAAATTCATTTCCTACTTTTTCCAATACTTCATCTCTTGTCATCTTCTTATCAATTCTAAATATATACTTCTCTTCAAACATTCCTCTTCACTCTCTATTTTATAGTTTACAATATGATCCAAATTTCTCTATGTGTCTATCTATTTCATCTTTAGGTAAAATTACTGGCTCTCCAATTGATTTTGCTTTAACATACAATTCAGCACAAAATTCTACATATTCAGTTAT contains:
- a CDS encoding PTS transporter subunit IIC — translated: MGIIKALLDMGAVVVLPIIIFLIGVFFRLRVKDAFKSGLTIGIGFVGVNLVIGMLVGNLGTATQKMSERFNLNLTTMDVGWPVESAISFATPLVIWVFILALVINLIMLTMNWTNVMNVDLWNFWHFIFTGALVYYTTHSMVLALIATAISIVIIIKLADWAAPIISKYFGMEGVTFAHMESINWLPIGYGINKLIDMIPGINKIDIRMNSGENKNTNSLMSIFGDPAIMGLILGAIIGALAGYGWKEVLMLAMNLAAVMFLMPRMVKILMEGLIPLSEAAQEFMNARFPGRKVYIGLDGAIAIGDPGIMSVGVIMVPISLLLAVILPGNTMLPFADLGIIPILLTWAIIPSKGNLFRALVSSIIVMSLILLIGSAMAPLLTTIAKEVGFAIPEGVGSVSSLDAGSHVLSYVIWKIFSLF
- the secA gene encoding preprotein translocase subunit SecA, with the translated sequence MLNIVKKIIGTKNDREIKRLKKIVNKINLLEEKFIKLTDDELKYKTIEFKERLKKGETLEEILIEAFSVVREAAKRTIGMRHYDVQLLGGIVLFEGKISEMKTGEGKTLVATCPMYLNALEGSGVHIITVNDYLAVRDREIMKPLFDFLGVTTGVILNNSSPEERKVAYDADITYGTTAQFGFDYLRDNMVQNREEKVQRGFSSCIIDEIDSVLIDEARTPLIISGANNDKVNLYILFRQVADILERSYETEKLQQIDDLNERGKKLNDIPEELRKDYEVNEKDKNVILTEKGIKKVESLLQIENLYSTESVELTHYLKQALYAKELYRKDKEYIVKDNKIAIIDTFTGRIMDGRHFGDGLHQAIEAKEELEITGESETIASITIQNYFKMYKKLSGMTGTGETEIAEFVNTYNLNLVIIPTNKPVQRKDHADILYRTHEEKLNGIVNKIKAIHKKGQPILVGTSSIQKSEELSQLLKENEIEHSVLNAKYHNEEADIIAQAGRFGAVTIATNMAGRGTDILLGGNPEKLAMKNSLEQGEEEYQKSYEKYKKICEVEKDQVKKSGGLFILGTERHESRRIDNQLIGRAGRQGDVGESQFFLSFEDEIMGVFGSEYFRKLVDKFNFKPNEEILHPTITKTIEKIQQSIENRNFTARKRLFEYDEIINMQRKSIYENRDKILSSDTLKSSVLNMLREVTEKIVRKNIVKDIDDRLDIENLVEYFNQRFQHSIEDLEEYRSMNIDECVERIYLDLEKKYFEKESFFGVGVMPQLEKYCLLTMLDKNWRNHIKELDDLKSSIHLRSYAQKNPVIEYKIAAGEIFQEMISNFKEEAIYMIFGATLKVKEEN
- a CDS encoding PTS sugar transporter subunit IIA encodes the protein MFEEKYIFRIDKKMTRDEVLEKVGNEFLKDGIVNEKFIAAIKKRENEYPTGLILEGGTKTAISHSDDEYVLKDKIAIVLSKEPVVFKSIDDLDKEVECNVFFVMALTKENKNDILVVLMDLFEQYEEKLKNFINMSNQEILEFLM
- a CDS encoding PAS domain-containing protein, translating into MLSNTNFKKILLDVLNEILDINLEKDIVFIKDSDFKYVYVNNRFCEIFSLDQNTIIGKCDKNFIQDKTTLENCYLSDCKAFEDNFIIIEETTFGKKFNVLKLKINLGHNKNGILCLAKEN
- a CDS encoding PTS sugar transporter subunit IIB; this translates as MGLFSKLFKNNEGEKVEKKDVVVEEVNTTDNKKYRAIIACGSGVATSTMARKKIEKGFEERGLKVEITQCKIGELENLAKVQKPNFVIHTVVLPQGLTFDCPVFSGVPFLTGVGLTKALDEIIDSIKK